A region of Vespula vulgaris chromosome 1, iyVesVulg1.1, whole genome shotgun sequence DNA encodes the following proteins:
- the LOC127071828 gene encoding unconventional myosin-IXa-like isoform X3, translated as MDNCGSGVVQVFVGEWSPEYEALSIKATKQTSSAEIVECIIERLGLVDVSNVSNGYELAEVVGNSVGQECKERRLGPSECPVALMLLWPKSAAQQEYYRFYLRKKQTDYLWCDSRFPMDPQLLKDYFNRFLYQPRDKEYPDLCQLPDLNEQTLLDNLRARFLAGNIYTYVGSILIALNPFKFYPIYNPKYVKLYQNRRLGPDIPPHIFAIADAAYHCMLKEKRNQCIVISGESGSGKTESTNFLLHHLTALSQKGSHGSGVEQTILSAGPVLEAFGNAKTAHNNNSSRFGKFIQVNYKENGMVHGAVVQKYLLEKSRIVSQGRNERNYHVFYYLLAGANEQERQLLHLESCERYNYLNKSGCYGLENIDERHEFSRLKQSMEMVGFTPEKQKRLFAVLSAVLLLGNVEFQPRKSYHHHDEAVGVKNPEVVALISELLRVKQETLLAALTAKRARASGETLVINYRLPEAIAARDAMAKCLYGALFDWIVLQVNHALLSKKDTLRDHQGNSIGVLDIFGFEDFKTCNSFEQLCINYANEQLQHYFNQHVFQYEQREYRKQGIRWTDIGYSDNSGCLNLIEGKPNGLLCLLDDQCNFPGATNETLLQKFNTVHKENPFYEAPQRREAAFVVRHYAGAVKYQAANMREKNLDLMRPDGVVGVLKNSSLAFVRELVGADPVAVFRWAILRAFFRAHFAFQEAGRAHRHGRADGSKTSAQNRYRTPNENLISHLVTLSAVNLTINRIAKNKSFRPRERGKKGLKNLQTVKTLAGRTQSYGTGPGKARKQPMTVSAQFQQSLHSLMDTLNQANPFFIRCIKSNANKVPNEFDEETVQRQLRYTGMLETVRIRQAGFNVRLTYDEFIQLYRMLLPKGLLSSQSDVRDFLLTLNLNRDNYQLGTTKVFLRESEKIKLDIELHQQIITSITTIQNWFRACLERRRFLRLKNAVVQIQSFWRMVCAQRFAQALRARTEAAIHIQTVWRGYKQRTWFKKLRSCITIFQAYVRGNNSRKAFMELKRRRKSMRKIEEPQENRDSEEHTLQKITYSPAHADAEEPLSICEERSLPEYTVSPRKLEAQKRLTPVKQENLRRDATGDTSVPYSKRKITNKRLLHESSVAPKNTETFYSEEIGERKSSIESLTSLKSYESQGSVNSSESQENSSCKPVPSTRTKRGDHSAVAVANTNLATSNRLSSISKRTDSSSTGCSDGETDGDMPNAVQSAPPIFNVAPSFTNPRETKYHPNANLNRSPNSDIWRRRAEYSSINYNDYIMSVPQKATVTRSPNVSQYKNIADNVLEHSRLEQPNEAANYNVKLDASERFIRMENSRESRLSGDRLENLPISPSRREQNYGLCKDVKEINYLRRQNSEGDSTAKAEPANDENAAKNVLARRTDLKDKNSRPKDKFEPDVPVRSARRNRPSREVQCRSMGESASDTSAGETRSLFLGTIKETDMKRMENINVWTRKDNPSEATSRSVTDWPVNKNETVYKGQQPGKRMRSNAITTLELRRRNSDPATKISALNDDKPGADTSPNELKLAPGMNLLEWKGNNLFTLAGHRFRKVARFAKDDVCVCCHEKMDAFVTQGYKCVDCKQLYHVKCIQNGGVLKMPCLLANTPNRRKNRKPPRTPYDASKQAVASKFSLTGTSAFSDSTDKIISDAKELALMQDFITKKIYIMEAQEEGRKPSEVDRVFKQALRKFKDELVITYSVAIQQGVEGNIKYTDLIANFLHVMETVCKQENTSEDFPVTMGVNAFRGFMNEFMTLVKTEAPEKQSKSKRKKEKKRKQEEPIRHGNHMFQLTIINIPTACEVCTSFFMWPIERGLVCQNCKLTCHKKCYTKATPECGKEASMLEANSRRVFGVPLYKLDCGDGKVPLVVDRLITTIEMHGLYTEGIYRKSGVSSKVRELKVKMDEGDLEKVDFENYQVHVLAAVLKSFFRDMPEPLLTFEYYDDFLHAANLTDPHDRISTLFAILKKLPKPNFDLMERLIVHLARVALHEVDNRMSPSALAIVFAPCILRTNRTLPAQDSLQDVGRQTRCVETIVHEKLRVVRATLADINTLESACHTATHRLSSLRSSKIFSPEELNVATSNITARSVGADRERDRGDEEEALLVDHIQEIQKEKALLTSTLPSLTRASSDDDLLLSATDLDDGSLDDLLPPSADGLVRKKPIQRQSSADNAFPTIISVDEDMVMV; from the exons ATGGATAACTGCGGTTCCGGAGTGGTACAAGTATTCGTGGGCGAATGGAGCCCCGAATACGAAGCGCTATCCATCAAAGCTACGAAACAGACCTCCTCGGCGGAAATAGTCGAATGTATTATCGAGAGATTGGGTTTGGTGGATGTTTCCAACGTTTCCAATGGTTACGAGTTAGCAGAAGTGGTAGGAAATTCTGTTGGGCAGGagtgtaaagaaagaagacttGGTCCTTCCGAATGCCCCGTAGCTCTTATGTTACTCTGGCCGAAGAGTGCTGCCCAGCAAGAGTATTACAG GTTTTACTTGAGGAAAAAGCAAACGGATTATTTATGGTGCGACAGTAGATTTCCTATGGATCCGCAACTATTAAAGGATTATTTCAATAGATTCCTGTATCAACCACGAGACAAAGAATATCCAGATTTATGCCAGCTTCCTGACCTTAACGAGCAGACGCTTTTGGACAATCTTCGTGCTAGATTTTTAGCTGGAAATATATACACCTATGTCGGCAGCATATTGATCGCTTTAAATCCGTTTAAATTTTATCCCATCTACAATCCAAAGTACGTGAAACTTTATCAAAACAGACGATTGGGCCCGGACATACCTCCGCATATATTTGCGATAGCTGACGCGGCGTATCATTGcatgttgaaagaaaaaaggaatcagTGTATTGTGATCAGTGGTGAAAGTGGTTCGGGTAAAACGGAATCAACAAACTTTTTATTACATCATCTAACTGCCTTAAGTCAAAAGGGTTCCCATGGTAGTGGCGTTGAACAGACGATACTCAGCGCTGGTCCTGTACTTGAGGCGTTTGGCAATGCAAAGACCGCACATAACAATAATAGCAGCCGTTTCGGGAAATTCATACAAGTGAACTATAAAGAAAATGGAATGGTACATGG GGCAGTAGTCCAGAAGTATCTGTTGGAAAAGTCAAGGATAGTTTCtcaaggaagaaacgaaaggaactaccacgttttttattatttattagctGGGGCAAATGAACAGGAAAGACAACTTCTACATTTAGAAAGTTGCGaacgttataattatttaaacaaaagtGGCTGTTACGGTCTTGAGAATATCGACGAAAGACATGAATTTTCGCGGTTGAAGCAGTCTATGGAGATGGTGGGATTCACGCCGGAGAAGCAAAAACGACTTTTTGCAGTTTTATCGGCCGTTCTTCTACTCG GTAATGTCGAATTTCAACCAAGAAAGTCCTATCATCATCACGACGAGGCAGTAGGGGTTAAGAATCCTGAAGTCGTCGCATTAATATCCGAGTTGCTCAGGGTGAAACAAGAAACTCTTTTGGCAGCATTAACTGCGAAACGCGCACGAGCTTCTGGCGAAACGTTGGTCATTAATTATAGACTTCCAGAGGCGATAGCGGCGAGAGACGCAATGGCCAAGTGTTTATACGGAGCTTTGTTCGATTGGATCGTGCTTCAG GTCAATCACGCTTTACTCTCTAAGAAGGATACTCTGAGGGATCATCAAGGAAATAGTATAGGGGTACTGGATATCTTCGGTTTCGAAGATTTCAAGACGTGCAATAGCTTCGAACAGTTGTGCATCAATTATGCAAACGAACAATTGCAGCATTACTTCAATCAACACGTTTTTCAATACGAACAAAGAGAGTATAGGAAGCAGGGAATCAGATGGACAGATATAGGATACAGCGACAATTCTGGCTGTTTGAATCTCATTGAGGGGAAACCAAACGGACTCCTTTGCCTTTTAGATGATCAATGCAA CTTCCCAGGTGCAACGAATGAGACACTGTTGCAAAAATTTAATACGGTGCACAAAGAAAATCCTTTCTACGAAGCGCCGCAAAGACGCGAGGCGGCCTTCGTCGTACGCCATTACGCAGGGGCTGTCAAATACCAAGCCGCTaatatgagagagaagaacttGGACCTGATGAGACCAGATGGAGTAGTTGGTGTACTCAAAAACTCATCCCTGGCTTTTGTACGAGAACTCGTTGGTGCCGATCCAGTCGCTGTATTTAGATGGGCTATTCTCAGAGCTTTTTTTCGAGCTCATTTCGCTTTTCAGGAAGCAGGACGTGCGCATAGACACGGTAGAG CCGACGGTAGTAAAACATCTGCACAAAACAGGTATAGGACGCCGAACGAGAATTTGATAAG CCATCTTGTGACGTTATCGGCCGTCAAtctaactattaaccgaattGC GAAAAACAAATCGTTCCGTCCAAGGGAACGTGGTAAAAAGGGTCTGAAGAATCTTCAGACTGTGAAAACTCTCGCCGGAAGAACGCAAAGTTACGGGACTGGTCCGGGAAAAGCAAGGAAGCAACCCATGACCGTGTCGGCACAATTTCAACAAAGTTTACACAGCCTTATGGATACCTTGAATCAAGCAAATCCTTTTTTCATTAGATGCATAAAAAGCAACGCCAATAAAGTACCGAACGAATTCGACGAAGAAACCGTACAGCGGCAGCTAAGATACACCGGGATGTTGGAGACCGTACGGATCAGACAAGCGGGCTTTAACGTCCGATTAACGTACGACGAATTTATTCAGTTGTATCGAATGTTATTACCTAAAGGGCTTTTGAGTTCGCAATCGGATGTACGTGATTTTTTGTTAACGTTGAATCTGAATAGAGACAATTATCAGCTTGGAACAACAAAGGTATTTCTTCGAGAATCCGAGAAGATAAAGCTGGATATAGAGTTGCATCAACAAATCATTACGAGTATCACGACGATACAAAACTGGTTTCGTGCTTGCTTGGAAAGGAGAAGGTTCTTAAGGTTAAAGAACGCGGTGGTGCAAATTCAATCGTTTTGGAGAATGGTATGTGCCCAACGATTTGCACAGGCCCTACGTGCGAGAACGGAAGCTGCTATTCATATTCAAACCGTATGGAGAGGGTACAAACAACGTACATggtttaaaaaattaagatcCTGCATAACGATCTTTCAGGCTTACGTTAGAGGTAACAACTCTAGGAAAGCTTTCATGGAACTTAAAAGGCGGAGGAAGAGTATGAGAAAGATCGAGGAACCGCAGGAAAATCGGGATTCCGAGGAGCATACGCTTCAAAAAATCACCTACTCGCCTGCCCATGCGGACGCGGAGGA ACCATTGTCCATTTGCGAGGAACGTTCCTTGCCGGAGTACACCGTATCGCCTCGAAAGTTGGAAGCGCAAAAGCGCCTAACGCCGGTCAA GCAAGAAAACTTACGTAGAGATGCGACCGGCGACACGAGCGTGCCCTACTCCAAGCGGAAAATTACGAACAAAAGGTTGTTGCACGAGTCGAGCGTCGCGCCGAAAAATACCGAAACGTTTTACTCCGAAGAAATTGGCGAGCGCAAGAGCAGCATCGAGAGTCTCACTAGCCTAAAAAGTTATGAATCTCAAGGTAGCGTTAATAGTTCCGAATCGCAAGAGAATTCGAGCTGCAAGCCGGTCCCAAGTACGAGAACGAAACGCGGCGATCACTCGGCCGTGGCCGTCGCGAACACGAATTTAGCGACCTCCAACAGACTGTCCTCGATAAGTAAAAGAACCGATAGCTCGTCGACGGGTTGTAGCGATGGCGAAACGGACGGCGATATGCCTAACGCCGTGCAAAGTGCTCCGCCCATTTTCAACGTCGCTCCGTCGTTCACGAATCCtagagaaacgaaatatcaTCCGAACGCGAATTTGAACCGCAGTCCGAATTCGGATATTTGGCGAAGGCGCGCCGAGTATTCGTCCATCAATTACAACGACTACATAATGTCGGTGCCTCAGAAAGCGACCGTGACCCGATCCCCGAACGTTTCTCAATATAAGAACATCGCCGATAACGTTTTGGAGCACTCTCGGTTGGAACAACCGAACGAAGCTGCAAATTACAACGTCAAATTGGACGCCAGCGAACGTTTCATACGGATGGAAAATTCTCGCGAGTCGCGACTGTCGGGGGATCGCTTGGAAAATCTACCGATCTCGCCGTCACGACGGGAGCAAAACTACGGATTGTGCAAAGACGTCAAAGAGATCAATTATTTGAGAAGGCAAAATTCCGAAGGCGACAGCACCGCCAAGGCGGAGCCAGCGAACGACGAGAACGCCGCGAAGAACGTACTCGCGAGAAGGACGGATCTTAAAGACAAAAATTCTAGGCCGAAGGACAAATTCGAGCCGGACGTGCCGGTGAGGAGTGCCAGACGAAATCGACCATCGAGGGAGGTCCAATGCAGATCCATGGGCGAGAGCGCCTCGGACACCAGCGCCGGAGAGACGAGGAGTCTCTTCCTCGGTACCATTAAGGAGACCGACATGAAGCGCATGGAAAATATCAACGTATGGACGAGAAAGGACAATCCGAGCGAGGCCACCTCTAGATCGGTCACCGATTGGCCAGTGAATAAGAACGAAACGGTTTACAAGGGCCAGCAGCCGGGGAAGCGAATGAGATCGAACGCCATAACGACCTTGGAacttcgaagaagaaattccGATCCAGCTACGAAGATATCCGCGTTGAACGACGACAAGCCCGGCGCGGACACCAGCCCGAACGAACTGAAACTCGCCCCTGGTATGAATCTGTTGGAGTGGAAGGGCAACAATCTCTTTACCTTGGCCGGTCATCGTTTCAGAAAAGTAGCGCGTTTCGCGAAAGACGACGTATGCGTTTGTTGTCACGAGAAGATGGACGCCTTTGTTACCCAAGGATACAAGTGCGTCGATTGCAAACAACTGTATCACGTAAAGTGCATTCAGAATGGAGGAGTACTCAAAATGCCATGTCTCTTGGCGAACACGCCAAACAGACGGAAAAACAGAAAGCCACCGCGTACACCGTACGACGCTAGCAAACAAGCGGTGGCTTCGAAATTCAGTCTCACCGGTACCTCGGCTTTCTCCGACAGTACGGATAAGATCATATCCGATGCCAAAGAATTGGCGCTCATGCAGGACTTTATTActaaaaagatatacataatGGAGGCTCAAGAGGAAGGTAGAAAGCCCAGCGAGGTGGATCGCGTTTTTAAGCAGGCGTTGCGTAAATTCAAAGACGAGCTGGTGATTACTTACAGCGTTGCGATTCAACAGGGCGTGGAAGGAAACATCAAGTACACCGATCTGATAGCGAATTTTCTTCACGTTATGGAGACCGTCTGTAAGCAAGAAAATACCAGCGAGGATTTTCCCGTGACAATGGGCGTTAATGCCTTCAGAGGATTTATGAACGAATTCATGACGTTGGTTAAGACCGAAGCGCCGGAGAAGCAAAGCAAGAGCAAgcggaaaaaggaaaagaaacggaaacaAGAGGAGCCTATACGACATGGTAATCACATGTTCCAATTAACCATCATCAATATACCCACCGCTTGCGAAGTTTGTACTTCGTTCTTCATGTGGCCGATCGAACGAGGACTCGTTTGCCAAA ATTGCAAGCTGACCTGTCACAAGAAGTGTTACACAAAGGCAACGCCCGAGTGCGGAAAGGAAGCGTCCATGCTCGAAGCGAATTCGCGTAGAGTTTTCGGTGTTCCGTTGTACAAATTGGACTGCGGCGACGGCAAAGTACCCCTGGTAGTCGATCGATTGATCACGACCATAGAGATGCACGGATTGTACACGGAGGGTATATACAGAAAGAGCGGAGTGAGTTCGAAAGTACGAGAGCTCAAGGTTAAAATGGACGAGGGTGATTTGGAGAAGGTGGACTTTGAGAACTATCAGGTACACGTTCTGGCAGCCGTTTTGAAGAGCTTCTTCCGAGATATGCCGGAGCCTCTGTTGACTTTCGAATACTACGACGATTTCCTTCACGCCGCGAACTTGACCGACCCTCACGATAGAATCAGCACGCTCTTTGCGATTCTGAAGAAATTGCCGAAGCCGAATTTCGATCTGATGGAACGATTGATCGTGCATCTAGCGAGAGTGGCGTTGCACGAAGTCGACAATCGAATGTCGCCGTCCGCCTTGGCGATCGTTTTCGCTCCGTGTATATTGAGAACGAATCGAACCCTGCCGGCGCAAGATTCGCTTCAAGACGTGGGCAGACAGACCCGCTGCGTGGAAACGATCGTACACGAGAAATTGCGAGTCGTAAGAGCGACTTTGGCCGACATAAATACCTTGGAGTCCGCTTGCCACACGGCGACCCATCGACTCTCGAGCTTAAGGTCCTCCAAGATATTTAGTCCGGAAGAGCTGAACGTAGCGACGTCGAATATAACGGCACGAAGCGTGGGTGCCGACAGGGAGAGAGATCGAGGGGACGAAGAGGAAGCGTTGCTCGTCGATCACATACAGGAGATCCAAAAGGAGAAGGCTTTATTGACGTCCACGTTACCGAGCTTAACCCGCGCTTCTTCGGACGAcgatctccttctctctgctACGGATTTGGACGACGGATCTCTCGACGATTTGCTTCCACCTTCCGCCG ACGGTCTGGTACGAAAGAAACCCATACAGAGGCAAAGCTCGGCGGACAACGCTTTTCCCACTATCATAAGCGTCGACGAGGACATGGTGATGGTATGA